One window of Nostoc sp. C052 genomic DNA carries:
- the xseB gene encoding exodeoxyribonuclease VII small subunit, with the protein MVKRKGASSSEEGWNYEAKVAEIEGIIARIEAGELELEAVFDQFATAVEYLRQCEGFLQQRQQQVDLLIETLSQE; encoded by the coding sequence ATGGTTAAACGTAAGGGTGCTTCTAGTTCTGAGGAAGGTTGGAATTATGAGGCGAAGGTGGCTGAGATAGAGGGAATTATCGCTCGTATTGAGGCGGGTGAGTTGGAGTTGGAAGCTGTGTTTGACCAATTTGCGACTGCTGTGGAGTATTTGCGTCAGTGTGAAGGTTTTTTGCAGCAGCGACAACAGCAGGTAGATTTGTTGATTGAAACATTAAGCCAAGAGTAA
- the xseA gene encoding exodeoxyribonuclease VII large subunit: MTFDLPDSLILDTALSVSGLTDYIRLLLEQDEQLRQVWVTGEVSSANNHRSGLFFTLQDPDRTAGIKCVVWNSQLPKLAQMPVAGEQIIILGSIRLYPQRGEYQLSVWQTLPAGVGLQALRYQQLKNRLLAEGLFDAQRKRSLPIHPQTIAVITSPTAAAWGDIQKTLRQRYPGLHVLFSPATVQGEQAPESIVKAIERVERDGRAEVLILSRGGGAVEELACFNDERVVRSLASCSIPVITGIGHQRDESLADLVADVCVHTPTAAAEMVVPALSELYTEHRQRVVALHEAVHDFRENAENKLQVLRNRLRRLRLDRQVQQEVEKLAWKRQHLVQITTGRSQQARQHLELLRQKLAILDPKAVLQRGYAVVRREDGAIARSAVELAVGEELMIQLGQGGVKVKVMEVNEPPRRQGRRELNG; this comes from the coding sequence ATGACTTTCGACCTTCCCGACTCTCTGATTCTCGATACAGCGCTTTCAGTTTCTGGATTAACTGACTATATCCGTTTGCTGTTAGAGCAAGATGAACAATTGCGGCAAGTTTGGGTAACTGGCGAAGTTTCCAGTGCTAACAATCATCGCAGTGGGTTATTTTTCACGCTGCAAGATCCTGATCGCACTGCCGGCATTAAATGTGTGGTATGGAATAGCCAATTGCCAAAACTCGCCCAAATGCCAGTTGCCGGTGAGCAAATAATTATTTTGGGTAGCATTCGCCTATATCCACAAAGGGGAGAGTATCAGTTATCAGTTTGGCAGACTTTACCTGCTGGTGTTGGTTTACAGGCGTTGCGGTATCAACAACTCAAAAATCGCTTGCTGGCTGAGGGATTGTTCGACGCGCAAAGAAAGCGATCGCTCCCCATCCACCCTCAAACGATCGCTGTCATCACTTCACCAACGGCTGCTGCTTGGGGTGATATTCAAAAAACTCTCAGACAAAGGTATCCAGGTTTACACGTTTTATTTTCTCCGGCGACCGTACAAGGTGAGCAAGCACCTGAATCTATCGTTAAGGCAATTGAGCGGGTGGAAAGAGATGGACGCGCCGAAGTGCTAATTTTATCGCGGGGTGGTGGCGCGGTGGAAGAGTTAGCTTGCTTTAATGATGAACGAGTGGTGCGATCGCTGGCTAGTTGTTCTATTCCTGTAATTACTGGGATCGGCCATCAACGAGATGAATCTTTAGCAGATTTAGTTGCAGATGTATGTGTGCATACACCCACTGCGGCGGCGGAAATGGTTGTACCAGCACTTTCAGAGTTGTATACTGAACATCGGCAGCGAGTTGTCGCTTTACATGAGGCGGTGCATGACTTTAGAGAAAATGCTGAGAATAAACTGCAAGTATTGCGAAACCGGTTGCGACGTTTGCGGTTAGATCGGCAAGTGCAGCAGGAGGTGGAAAAGCTTGCTTGGAAGCGTCAGCATTTGGTGCAAATTACAACGGGGCGATCGCAGCAAGCAAGGCAGCATTTAGAATTATTGCGGCAGAAGTTGGCTATTCTTGACCCAAAAGCGGTATTACAGCGTGGTTATGCGGTGGTGAGAAGGGAAGATGGGGCGATCGCTCGTTCGGCGGTAGAGTTGGCTGTGGGGGAAGAGTTAATGATTCAGTTGGGGCAAGGTGGGGTTAAAGTGAAGGTTATGGAAGTGAACGAACCGCCAAGACGCCAAGGACGCAGAGAGTTGAATGGTTAA
- a CDS encoding type II toxin-antitoxin system RelE/ParE family toxin: MNVEPLPADSEKLSGYQGLYRVDSGEYRIIYRYFSDRDLIEVILVGKRNDDDVYERLKRLLG, from the coding sequence TTGAATGTTGAGCCATTACCTGCTGATAGTGAGAAGCTATCTGGTTATCAGGGTTTATATCGAGTTGATAGTGGTGAATATCGAATTATTTACAGGTATTTTTCTGATCGCGATTTAATAGAAGTGATTTTAGTCGGTAAGCGCAATGATGATGATGTCTACGAAAGATTGAAGCGTTTACTCGGTTAA
- the recA gene encoding recombinase RecA, protein MAINTDTSGKQKALTMVLNQIERSFGKGAIMRLGDATRMRVETISSGALTLDLALGGGLPKGRVIEIYGPESSGKTTVALHALAEVQRNGGIAAFVDAEHALDPTYAAALGVDIDNLLISQPDTGESALEIVDQLVRSAAVDIVVIDSVAALVPRAEIEGDMGDAHVGLQARLMSQALRKITGNIGKSGCTVIFINQLRQKIGVTYGSPETTTGGNALKFYASVRLDIRRIQTLKKGTDEYGNRVKVKVAKNKVAPPFRIAEFDIIFGKGISTLGCVVDLAEETGIIIRKGAWYSYNGDNISQGRDNAIKYLEEKPEFAEEIKKLVREKLDKGAVVSANSVAKASEEDEEEDVDLEPEE, encoded by the coding sequence ATGGCTATCAACACCGATACTTCTGGCAAGCAAAAAGCACTGACTATGGTGCTTAACCAGATTGAGCGCAGCTTTGGTAAAGGGGCAATCATGCGCCTGGGCGATGCTACCCGGATGCGGGTGGAAACAATTTCTAGTGGAGCGCTTACCCTAGATTTAGCATTGGGTGGTGGTTTACCCAAAGGGCGGGTAATTGAAATTTATGGGCCAGAAAGTTCTGGTAAAACTACAGTAGCGCTACACGCGCTTGCCGAAGTGCAAAGAAATGGCGGTATTGCTGCCTTCGTTGATGCTGAACACGCCCTAGACCCTACTTATGCTGCGGCATTGGGTGTAGATATTGACAATTTGCTGATTTCTCAACCTGACACTGGCGAATCAGCTTTGGAAATTGTCGATCAGCTCGTTCGTTCTGCTGCGGTTGATATTGTAGTTATAGACTCAGTAGCAGCATTGGTTCCCCGTGCTGAAATTGAAGGCGATATGGGTGATGCCCACGTTGGTCTGCAAGCGCGGTTAATGAGCCAAGCCCTACGTAAGATTACTGGCAACATTGGTAAATCTGGTTGTACAGTAATTTTCATCAACCAGTTGCGGCAAAAAATCGGTGTTACCTACGGTAGCCCAGAAACTACAACTGGTGGTAACGCATTGAAATTTTACGCTTCCGTGCGTTTGGATATTCGTCGGATTCAAACCTTGAAAAAAGGTACAGATGAATATGGTAACCGCGTTAAGGTGAAAGTCGCCAAAAATAAAGTAGCGCCGCCTTTTAGAATAGCGGAATTTGACATTATTTTTGGTAAAGGTATTTCTACCTTGGGTTGTGTTGTTGACTTAGCAGAAGAAACTGGCATTATTATCCGCAAAGGTGCTTGGTATAGTTACAACGGCGATAATATCTCCCAAGGACGAGACAACGCTATTAAGTATCTAGAAGAAAAGCCTGAATTTGCTGAAGAAATTAAGAAACTGGTGCGTGAAAAGCTAGATAAAGGCGCTGTTGTTTCTGCTAACTCTGTAGCTAAAGCCAGCGAAGAAGATGAAGAGGAAGATGTCGATTTAGAGCCAGAAGAATAA
- a CDS encoding thioredoxin family protein, with product MSLAVIKFSSEECGICHKMSFYDKKVAEELGLEFIDVKMQDTTAYRKYRKILLTQYPDKSEMGWPTYILCNSPEGEFQIVGEVKGGHPKGEFRSRLQEVLNSTANQN from the coding sequence ATGAGTTTAGCTGTAATTAAGTTCTCTTCAGAAGAGTGCGGCATCTGCCACAAAATGTCTTTTTATGACAAAAAGGTGGCTGAAGAACTAGGTTTAGAGTTTATCGATGTCAAGATGCAAGATACGACTGCTTACCGCAAGTATCGCAAGATTTTATTAACTCAATATCCCGATAAATCAGAAATGGGATGGCCTACTTACATCCTCTGCAATTCTCCAGAAGGGGAATTTCAGATTGTGGGTGAGGTAAAAGGAGGTCATCCCAAAGGAGAGTTTAGAAGCCGTCTGCAAGAGGTTCTGAATTCCACAGCTAATCAGAACTAA
- a CDS encoding tetratricopeptide repeat protein — protein sequence MITDICNWQNQAEQYLIQEKYSEAAHLYEQAIEIEPNAISYYWHLGLLLLLQGQEAEAQMTWMLPMTEADEEKLAIWTNELFQVLQIEAERRETLAEYSVAWLIRQHIREINPSNINNLLQILLLSIKLEKLEEIDDLNEWGLIESLNDKENVEINAELLIQFLKEILNSVPLHSINLNLIEASLPYFSDAHQCFCILLPVAIQLGHTLRQPLLAASVLKLHLQLEPDNVEILRHLATFYQDARNYSQGIETAKLCYSLSEGLADKIFALHLMLRGLMSAGGYWQEICTTCQELETVYKQFIEAQPILLEEGRILRLLTPAFAIPHIKDAPSEFRVIHNKIAEIFNNDIQILAQSQEKNYNHKFINKQYLTPHANKLKVGYISYALRNHSVGWLARWLFEHHDRDKFDIHTYFVNYKLVDDFLRDWYLQKAGNAHKLGINGLEIADQIYQDEIDILIDLDSITLDITSEVMALKPAPIQVTWLGWDASGIPAIDYFIADPYVLPDDAQNYYTEKIWRLPQTYIAVDGFEVGVPTLRRDDLDIPMDAVVYLSAQRGYKRHPETTKWQMQIIRQVPNSYFLIKGPAEEETIKRFFYQIAEEEGVDCSRLRFLPQVYLESVHRANLGIADIVLDTFPYNGATTTLETLWMGIPLVTRVGQQFAARNSYTMMMNAGITEGIAWTDEEYIEWGVRLGKDEALRQQVVLKLKASRQTAPLWNGKQFTREMEKAYQQMWQKYIEKK from the coding sequence ATGATTACTGATATATGTAATTGGCAAAATCAAGCTGAACAATACTTGATTCAAGAAAAATATTCGGAAGCGGCACATTTATATGAACAAGCAATAGAAATAGAACCAAATGCTATTTCTTATTATTGGCATTTAGGGTTACTATTGCTATTACAAGGGCAAGAAGCAGAAGCTCAAATGACTTGGATGCTGCCAATGACAGAGGCAGATGAAGAAAAGTTAGCAATTTGGACAAATGAATTATTTCAAGTTTTACAAATAGAAGCTGAAAGGCGTGAAACACTGGCAGAATATTCTGTAGCTTGGTTAATTCGCCAACATATACGAGAAATTAATCCTAGCAATATAAATAATTTGCTTCAAATCCTTCTTCTCTCTATCAAATTAGAAAAACTTGAAGAAATTGATGATTTGAATGAGTGGGGATTAATTGAAAGCTTAAACGACAAAGAAAATGTAGAAATTAATGCCGAATTATTAATCCAATTTTTAAAAGAAATTTTAAATTCTGTTCCCTTACATTCAATTAATTTAAATTTAATAGAAGCTAGTCTTCCTTATTTCTCTGATGCTCATCAATGCTTCTGTATATTGCTTCCTGTTGCTATCCAACTTGGTCATACTTTGCGACAGCCTTTACTAGCAGCATCCGTGCTAAAACTGCATTTACAATTAGAACCAGATAATGTAGAGATTTTGCGGCACTTAGCGACTTTTTATCAAGATGCTCGTAATTATTCTCAAGGGATAGAGACAGCTAAGTTATGTTATTCCCTATCAGAAGGTTTGGCTGATAAAATTTTTGCGCTCCATCTGATGTTAAGAGGTTTAATGTCAGCAGGTGGATATTGGCAAGAGATATGTACAACTTGTCAAGAATTAGAAACTGTATATAAACAGTTTATTGAAGCTCAACCAATTCTTTTAGAAGAAGGAAGAATATTGCGGTTGCTTACACCAGCTTTTGCGATACCTCATATTAAAGATGCCCCTTCTGAATTTCGAGTTATTCATAATAAGATAGCTGAAATTTTTAATAATGATATTCAAATTCTTGCACAATCACAAGAAAAAAACTATAATCATAAATTTATTAATAAGCAATATTTAACACCCCATGCAAATAAATTAAAAGTTGGTTATATATCTTACGCTTTAAGAAATCACTCTGTTGGTTGGCTAGCTCGCTGGTTATTTGAACATCATGACCGAGATAAATTTGATATTCATACCTATTTTGTGAACTATAAATTAGTAGATGATTTCCTCCGAGATTGGTATCTACAAAAGGCAGGTAATGCTCATAAATTAGGCATAAATGGTCTAGAAATTGCTGACCAGATATATCAAGATGAAATTGATATTTTAATTGATCTTGATAGCATAACTCTAGATATTACTAGTGAAGTGATGGCACTCAAACCAGCCCCAATTCAAGTTACTTGGCTGGGGTGGGATGCATCAGGTATACCTGCAATTGATTACTTTATTGCAGATCCTTATGTGTTGCCAGATGATGCCCAAAATTACTATACAGAGAAAATCTGGCGATTACCCCAAACTTACATTGCAGTAGATGGTTTTGAAGTTGGTGTACCAACACTCCGCCGCGATGACTTGGATATTCCTATGGATGCCGTTGTATATCTCAGTGCCCAAAGAGGATATAAACGCCATCCAGAAACGACAAAATGGCAAATGCAAATTATCAGACAAGTACCTAATAGCTACTTTTTGATTAAAGGCCCGGCTGAGGAAGAAACAATTAAACGCTTCTTTTACCAAATTGCTGAAGAAGAGGGTGTAGATTGTTCTCGGTTACGATTTTTACCACAAGTTTATTTAGAGTCAGTTCATCGTGCTAATTTAGGCATTGCTGATATCGTATTAGATACTTTTCCCTACAACGGAGCTACGACAACCCTAGAAACCCTCTGGATGGGTATCCCTTTAGTAACCAGAGTTGGACAACAATTTGCAGCACGTAACAGCTACACTATGATGATGAATGCGGGTATTACAGAAGGCATTGCCTGGACAGATGAAGAGTATATAGAATGGGGTGTGCGCTTGGGTAAAGATGAAGCTTTACGCCAGCAGGTGGTTTTGAAACTGAAAGCATCTCGACAAACAGCACCCCTTTGGAATGGTAAGCAGTTTACTCGTGAGATGGAGAAGGCTTATCAGCAAATGTGGCAGAAATATATTGAGAAAAAATAA
- a CDS encoding type IV pilin-like G/H family protein, with translation MKTELKAKFIQHILDKKKENEGFTLIELLVVIIIIGILSAIALPSFLNQANKAKQSEAKTYVGSMNRAQQAYYLENTTFTTSIGSLGLGIATQTVNYQYSAALLTGGSVVSNLAQVILNTAPLKSYIGIVEVTTQQATSEATTVAVLCESKNAMVNGGVNASSATIAYTAGAPVCPNLNTDFVSLAK, from the coding sequence ATGAAAACCGAATTGAAAGCAAAGTTTATCCAACACATCCTTGACAAAAAGAAGGAAAACGAAGGTTTCACACTTATTGAATTATTAGTAGTAATTATCATCATCGGTATTTTGTCTGCGATCGCTCTACCTTCTTTCTTGAACCAAGCTAACAAAGCCAAGCAGTCTGAAGCAAAAACTTATGTAGGTTCCATGAACCGCGCCCAACAAGCTTATTACTTAGAAAATACTACATTTACAACTTCAATTGGTTCTTTAGGTCTTGGTATAGCAACACAAACCGTAAATTACCAATACTCGGCTGCCTTGTTAACAGGCGGTAGTGTAGTCAGCAACCTGGCACAAGTAATACTTAACACTGCGCCTCTCAAAAGCTATATAGGTATTGTAGAGGTAACAACCCAACAAGCTACCAGTGAAGCTACTACCGTGGCTGTTTTGTGTGAATCTAAAAATGCTATGGTTAACGGTGGTGTGAATGCAAGTTCCGCTACAATTGCCTACACCGCTGGAGCACCTGTTTGTCCCAACCTCAACACCGACTTCGTCTCTTTAGCTAAGTAA
- a CDS encoding TonB-dependent siderophore receptor, which translates to MKKDFLLLTVALPSLLIVFPSYAAESEIEQRNNHKSTEVISDIPSLSEIELPVTNAELLSQQSVPIQVNPEETQPETEQTPSDDADISIEAIAKPDNLPQSTPTYVIDREEIQKQGATNLADILKRMPGFAINDVGHGADIHTGTYYRGASINQSVFLINGRPINNNVNTYHGGTDLNSIPVEAIERVELYSGTASALFGSSAFGGVVNIITKEGYGKPKLSGSAEFGSLSLNNQQVTYGGSSDKVKYNFSFQRFFTDNRYRVPVGAANRDSQGFLSNADTATSTYFGSIGVDLDQKNSLNLDVTKLSSRRGLIYFGFPLQRDRLDHDGLNLGLSWKTRLGNGESSNLTTSIGYNQDYFSTYGPTGAFYRTGALDTQQLTARVDHEWKITTNNKLRWGLDLKNTDLIGDVLSTNPSSIAKNETEDRSLFNTALFAVNTWNISDNFLIDLGLRQSFDSQFGNYLNPSVGLRYAVTPIVAVRGSWAGGQRNPGLDQLYVYDTVHGWEPNPDLRPETGSTWTAGVDVNFSQNLIGQFTYFGSSIGDRLGVIAGKWANIGLVDTNGLEAALQLKIANSWSTFLNYTYTDAQIKTGTERGLQLGLIPYSVLQTGVGYQNSGWQANLYVTYNSGARRSVFANPSDKPTDFAPSFVNLDLSGRIPLTSNLGLTVYLENLLGEQYERVNRIYSPGFTFRVGLSANF; encoded by the coding sequence GTGAAAAAGGATTTTTTGTTGCTAACAGTTGCTTTACCGAGTTTACTGATAGTGTTTCCTAGTTATGCTGCTGAGAGTGAAATTGAGCAGAGAAATAATCATAAATCGACCGAAGTCATTTCAGATATTCCGAGTTTGAGTGAAATTGAGCTACCCGTTACTAATGCCGAATTATTATCTCAACAATCTGTACCGATTCAAGTTAATCCAGAAGAAACTCAGCCAGAAACAGAGCAAACTCCCAGCGATGATGCAGACATTTCTATAGAAGCGATCGCAAAACCAGATAATCTACCTCAATCTACTCCAACTTATGTAATTGATCGAGAAGAAATTCAAAAACAGGGCGCTACAAATTTAGCCGATATTTTGAAAAGAATGCCTGGTTTTGCAATCAATGATGTCGGTCATGGTGCAGATATTCACACAGGTACATACTATCGGGGAGCCTCTATTAATCAGTCTGTATTTCTGATTAATGGCAGACCAATTAACAATAATGTCAACACTTATCATGGCGGAACTGATTTAAATAGTATTCCTGTAGAGGCAATTGAACGAGTGGAATTATATAGCGGTACAGCCTCCGCTTTATTTGGTTCCTCAGCCTTTGGGGGAGTTGTGAATATCATCACCAAAGAAGGTTATGGCAAACCTAAATTGAGTGGGAGTGCAGAATTTGGCTCATTGAGTTTAAATAATCAACAAGTGACTTATGGTGGTTCATCTGATAAAGTCAAGTACAACTTTAGCTTTCAAAGATTCTTTACAGATAACCGTTACCGCGTCCCTGTAGGTGCAGCTAATCGTGATAGTCAGGGGTTTTTATCAAATGCAGACACAGCGACAAGTACTTACTTTGGTAGTATTGGAGTAGATTTAGATCAGAAAAACTCATTGAATTTAGATGTTACTAAACTCAGCAGTCGTCGCGGTTTAATTTATTTTGGTTTTCCTCTCCAAAGAGATAGATTAGACCACGATGGTTTAAACCTTGGCCTATCTTGGAAAACTCGACTAGGTAATGGCGAAAGCTCTAATTTGACAACTTCAATTGGTTATAACCAAGATTATTTCAGCACTTATGGCCCTACCGGAGCATTTTACCGTACAGGAGCTTTAGATACACAACAACTCACAGCTAGGGTAGATCATGAGTGGAAAATTACTACCAACAATAAATTGCGTTGGGGATTAGATTTGAAAAACACCGACTTAATCGGTGACGTTTTGAGTACAAATCCTAGTAGTATTGCCAAAAATGAAACTGAAGATCGGAGTTTGTTCAATACAGCTTTATTTGCTGTCAATACTTGGAATATTAGCGATAATTTTTTGATAGATTTAGGCTTAAGGCAAAGCTTTGACAGCCAATTTGGAAATTATCTTAACCCTAGTGTAGGGTTGCGTTATGCCGTCACACCAATAGTAGCAGTGCGTGGAAGTTGGGCGGGAGGGCAACGCAATCCTGGGTTAGATCAGTTGTATGTTTATGATACAGTTCATGGTTGGGAACCTAATCCTGATTTAAGACCGGAAACGGGTTCTACTTGGACTGCGGGAGTGGATGTTAATTTTTCTCAAAATCTGATTGGACAGTTTACTTACTTTGGTAGTAGTATAGGCGATCGCTTGGGAGTCATCGCCGGAAAATGGGCAAACATTGGACTAGTAGATACCAATGGTTTAGAGGCTGCATTGCAATTAAAAATTGCAAATAGCTGGTCAACTTTCCTCAACTATACTTATACAGATGCTCAAATCAAAACAGGAACAGAGAGAGGTTTGCAGTTAGGTTTGATTCCCTACTCTGTACTGCAAACTGGCGTGGGTTATCAAAATTCCGGTTGGCAGGCTAACTTGTATGTTACCTACAATAGTGGCGCTCGTAGATCCGTCTTCGCTAACCCCAGTGACAAGCCTACAGATTTTGCACCGTCTTTCGTGAATTTAGATTTGAGCGGTCGTATACCTCTAACTAGCAATTTAGGACTGACAGTTTACTTAGAAAATCTACTTGGTGAGCAATATGAGCGAGTTAATCGCATATATAGTCCTGGATTTACTTTCCGTGTGGGTTTAAGCGCCAATTTTTAG
- the hisC gene encoding histidinol-phosphate transaminase — protein sequence MTKYFRSNVDAMASYVPGEQPQRGTQIIKLNSNENPYPPSPAALAVLRNIDGEWLRRYPEPFGGEFRQAASKVLEVPSDWIIVGNGSDELLSVIIRACVEPGNKVVYPMPTYVLYRTLTEMQAAKIIEIPYSDDYSLPLEELVAANGSVTFIASPNSPSGHVVATDDLRKLASQLSGVLVIDEAYVDFTEENALALVKEYENVIVIRTFSKGYSLAGLRLGFGVANPQLLQGLFKVKDSYNIDAIACAIGTAAITDQAYKNACVAKIKASRAKLATDLKQLGFHIWDSQTNFLLAQPREGNAEYLYQKLKERGILIRYFKQAGLDDKLRITVGTDEQNQALVEALNDLLDISRN from the coding sequence ATGACTAAATACTTTCGCTCCAATGTTGATGCAATGGCTAGCTACGTTCCCGGTGAGCAGCCTCAACGCGGTACACAGATTATTAAACTTAACAGCAATGAGAACCCCTATCCTCCTTCTCCTGCCGCATTAGCTGTGCTACGGAATATTGATGGTGAGTGGTTACGGCGGTATCCAGAACCTTTCGGTGGAGAGTTCCGACAAGCTGCAAGTAAAGTTTTAGAAGTTCCTAGTGATTGGATTATTGTCGGAAATGGTAGTGATGAATTATTGAGCGTAATCATTCGAGCCTGTGTAGAACCTGGGAATAAGGTTGTTTACCCGATGCCAACTTACGTGCTATATCGCACATTAACAGAAATGCAAGCGGCGAAAATTATTGAGATTCCTTACAGTGATGACTACAGCTTACCTTTAGAAGAACTGGTTGCCGCCAATGGTTCTGTGACATTTATTGCGTCGCCCAATAGTCCATCGGGGCATGTGGTGGCAACAGATGACTTGCGAAAATTAGCTAGCCAGTTATCTGGGGTTTTGGTAATTGATGAAGCTTATGTAGATTTTACCGAAGAGAATGCCTTGGCTTTGGTAAAGGAATACGAAAACGTCATCGTGATTCGGACATTTTCTAAGGGGTACTCGTTGGCAGGATTACGGCTGGGTTTTGGGGTGGCAAATCCCCAACTGTTGCAGGGATTGTTTAAGGTGAAAGATAGCTATAACATTGATGCGATCGCTTGTGCAATTGGTACAGCTGCTATTACCGATCAAGCTTATAAAAATGCTTGTGTAGCAAAGATTAAAGCATCACGGGCTAAGTTAGCAACAGATTTGAAGCAATTAGGTTTTCATATTTGGGATTCCCAAACTAACTTTTTGTTGGCACAGCCAAGAGAAGGAAACGCAGAATATCTTTATCAAAAATTGAAGGAAAGGGGAATTTTAATCCGCTACTTTAAACAAGCTGGACTAGATGATAAATTACGTATTACTGTTGGCACTGATGAGCAAAATCAGGCTCTAGTGGAAGCACTAAATGATTTATTAGACATCTCCAGAAATTAA
- a CDS encoding GNAT family N-acetyltransferase encodes MILETQRLFLREITPSDLDALLLVLGDAESMRYYPKPFDREMVQNWIDRHCRSYAQHGLGLWAMVLKATGEVIGDCGLVWQEVEGHQELEIGYHVRRDQQMQGYATEAASACQDYAFNILGCDRVISLIRPENIPSRRVAQKNGLKVVQETLWRDIPHYIYAVQRSESKFFTTSSFSEVEKSKFQV; translated from the coding sequence ATGATATTGGAAACTCAACGCCTATTTTTGCGGGAAATAACGCCTTCTGACCTCGACGCGCTACTACTTGTTCTCGGTGATGCGGAGTCGATGCGCTACTACCCAAAGCCGTTTGACCGCGAGATGGTGCAAAATTGGATTGATCGGCATTGCCGCAGCTATGCACAGCACGGCCTCGGCTTATGGGCGATGGTTCTCAAGGCGACGGGTGAGGTAATCGGCGACTGCGGACTGGTTTGGCAAGAGGTAGAAGGACACCAAGAACTCGAAATTGGTTATCATGTCCGTCGTGACCAACAAATGCAGGGTTACGCAACTGAAGCTGCATCTGCTTGCCAGGACTATGCCTTTAACATCCTGGGTTGCGATCGCGTCATTTCCCTGATTCGCCCAGAGAACATCCCCTCTCGGCGTGTTGCCCAGAAGAATGGCCTCAAGGTTGTTCAGGAGACACTCTGGCGTGACATACCGCACTATATATATGCTGTGCAACGCTCAGAAAGTAAATTTTTTACAACAAGCAGTTTCTCAGAAGTAGAGAAATCAAAATTCCAGGTGTAG
- a CDS encoding TIGR04376 family protein codes for MGLFDDLSRFLENRLEEFLRSNPHLELEALLEQLREQEEDTLKLIADLQLQEKRSQEEILSTAQEIQRWHIRIQKAKNAGREDLAAAAGEREAALLREGNQRWGQMQGLKERIQQSQELLQKIQQRRQEVQAKAAEAQTARAKAQTQQRFETVGWSNQTSSYSSSFDDLEDKFRSWETQDELEQMKRNMQK; via the coding sequence GTGGGCTTATTTGATGATTTGAGTCGGTTTCTAGAAAACCGTTTAGAAGAATTCTTGCGTAGCAATCCACATTTGGAGTTAGAGGCGCTGCTAGAACAGTTGCGTGAGCAAGAAGAAGACACATTAAAGCTGATCGCAGATTTACAATTACAAGAGAAGCGATCGCAAGAAGAAATTCTGTCTACCGCTCAAGAAATTCAGCGTTGGCATATCCGTATTCAAAAAGCTAAAAACGCTGGTAGAGAAGATTTGGCGGCGGCTGCGGGTGAACGAGAAGCAGCATTGTTACGTGAAGGAAATCAGCGTTGGGGACAGATGCAAGGGCTGAAAGAACGCATTCAGCAATCTCAGGAACTACTGCAAAAAATTCAGCAGCGGCGACAAGAGGTGCAAGCTAAAGCCGCTGAAGCACAGACAGCCCGTGCTAAAGCGCAAACCCAGCAGCGTTTTGAAACCGTTGGCTGGTCGAATCAAACTAGCAGTTATTCTAGTAGTTTTGATGACTTAGAAGATAAGTTCCGTAGCTGGGAAACTCAGGATGAACTAGAACAAATGAAGCGGAATATGCAAAAGTAA